TGGATCGAACGGCAAGCCGAGGCTCCAGCCGATGATGATCGCATCACTTGTCTGTGATGTCAGGAGGTCCACCAGAGCACCGAAGTCGATAGCTTCGAATTCGACGGTGATACCGATTTCACCCAGCTGTTCACGTACGGTCTGGCCGATACGTTCACGGACGGTGTTGCCGGAGTTTGTGGACAGGTTGAAGGACATCGGGGTGCCATTGTAGCTTTCGTCAACTTCACGAGCATACAGGCAGTCGTTACATTCGAGTTGGCCATCGCCGTCGTTGTCAACCCAACCGGCTTCTTCCAACAGGGAAAGTGCCATTTCAGGATCATACGGGTACGGATCCAGACCCGGATCAACCCAGGTGAGCGGATCGCTGTTGTTGTGGACAACGGCGCGGGTGCCGTTACCTTCAACGATACCGGTAGCCGGGGTGTCGCCTTCAGGACGGGTACCAATGATGGCGTCAACGTCGACCGCATAGGCCATTGCCTGGCGGACGAGTTTATCGCCGAAGACGGGGTGAATACCCTGGTCAGGGTGTTCGCCGTTTTCGTCCAGGCCGGGCTGCGGGTTGTTGGGGTCAGCGAGGTTCCAACCAATGTAGGTGTAACCATTTGACGGATACTCGAAGACCTGATAACCAGCTTCGTCAGCGATTTCGCGGAATTCATTCTGACGATCCAGGTTGACGGAGGTGAAGGTCAGTTCGCCAGCCAGGAAGCGTTCGTATTCAACCGTGGTATCCGGAACGCTCAGGTAAACGAATTCTGACGGGTTCACGACGCCTTCAACGGCATCCTGATATTCTTCAGCGCCGAGGAGGCTGACCTGAACGCCAGCTTCGAAGAAGGGATCGGTGAATGCGCCAAATGTCGCTGTCGGAACGAAGAACGGATCGTCGTCCATAGCGGCATAGTCATCGCCGAATGCTGCTTCGAACAGATGTGAAGGCACAACGGCGATGTCATTGATATCGCTCAGTGCAACACAGTTCGGGGTCAGTTCGACAACATTGCCTTCTTCATCACGAGTAGGCTGGCCGAGGGTGATTTGCAGGGTATAGTCGTCAATTTTTTCGTAGCTGTCGATGAAACCAGCATCGGCGCTACCATCTGCAAGTGTCGTAAAGACATAAGTACGCGGTGAGCTGGTTTCGCCACTACGAACGGCATCTGCTGCCCAAATCCAGTCATCAACTGTGATCGGGGTACCATCGCTCCAGGTAAGGTCTTGACGAAGGTTGATGGTCAGGACTGTGCCTGTTTCATCATATTCCCAGCTTTCCGCCAAACCACCAAGCTGGCTCGGTTCTTCGACCAGGGTTGATGGGTTGAGGGCAATAATATCGGGGTACATAAGATCATAAACATCGGATGACACTGTGTCACTACCGATAATGGGGTTGAAGGTACTCGGATCACCGCCAGAGTTACCTTGAATGATGACACCACCCGTATTAGGGTCCGTGTCTTGTGCTGCAGCAGGGCCTACTAACGCCATCACTAGCGTAAGCAAAGCACCCACCATAACGAAATGGGTAAACCGCTTCATACTATGCTCCTTGCGAACAACGTATATTATTGGTGCGCTGGGCGCGAAATGTTTATACCACATTCGTGGTATGACGACTACTAACGAAATTACCGAAAAGTTATGAAGATGTTTTGAAGATTATTTGCATAAATATGCGAATCTGGCGATAAGTTCGTTCAAACGGTCGATTCTCTGTATCGTAAATGTAAGGCTAAATTTAAGCATATAAACTTTTTTAAATGAATCTTGCCAGTAATGTCTATTGAGAAATAAAAAACTCTCGCAATTGCGAGAGTTTTGTCGGGGCGGCGGGATTCGAACCCACGACCTCTTGTCGTGAGTGCAAATTTGCATGACGGGAAGTCCTCCAAGAATTCCGCCAGTCCGCCACATAACAAATGCCGGATTGCATTGAGCAACGTGCTTCGCACTCAGTATAACCTAACCGGTTAGAGAGTCGTTAAGATTCACGATGTTTTTAGGTTTAGGCTCGGCCTGTGGCTCCGGCTGGATATGTGTGGCCCTGAGTGCCTGCTCTGCTGACTCCCAATC
The Phototrophicus methaneseepsis DNA segment above includes these coding regions:
- a CDS encoding ABC transporter substrate-binding protein; translated protein: MKRFTHFVMVGALLTLVMALVGPAAAQDTDPNTGGVIIQGNSGGDPSTFNPIIGSDTVSSDVYDLMYPDIIALNPSTLVEEPSQLGGLAESWEYDETGTVLTINLRQDLTWSDGTPITVDDWIWAADAVRSGETSSPRTYVFTTLADGSADAGFIDSYEKIDDYTLQITLGQPTRDEEGNVVELTPNCVALSDINDIAVVPSHLFEAAFGDDYAAMDDDPFFVPTATFGAFTDPFFEAGVQVSLLGAEEYQDAVEGVVNPSEFVYLSVPDTTVEYERFLAGELTFTSVNLDRQNEFREIADEAGYQVFEYPSNGYTYIGWNLADPNNPQPGLDENGEHPDQGIHPVFGDKLVRQAMAYAVDVDAIIGTRPEGDTPATGIVEGNGTRAVVHNNSDPLTWVDPGLDPYPYDPEMALSLLEEAGWVDNDGDGQLECNDCLYAREVDESYNGTPMSFNLSTNSGNTVRERIGQTVREQLGEIGITVEFEAIDFGALVDLLTSQTSDAIIIGWSLGLPFDPDGRWAFGPEADAPGSGFAFTSYYNPELYDLWEQATTIEGCNQEDRLALYQEAMQMLYEDQPYLWLFFGNVMVAAQPNVENFDPYPAAPLWNVDAWRVLSD